The Victivallis sp. Marseille-Q1083 DNA window GGCAAAATAACTTCATCGCTCTTTTTGTTGAAGTCTAGAATGCTGTTCGCCTTGAGTGCCTGCGGATTGCCGGCGGTGGCGCCATGCGGCCGGACCGCCACGGTTTCCGGCAACTGGGCCGGCAACTGATAACGCGGGCGCAGTTGCTGATAAAAGCGGCGGAACTGCTCCATGCCGACCGCGCCCGGCGAATGCAGTGACAGCGGCGAGAGTTCCGCTTTGATAAATTCCCAGCAGGCGCGGCGAAGTTTTTTCAACTCACTGGCCGGCAGAAAATAATCACCGTCGACTTCGGCCCGAACGACGGCGGCGCTGTATTGTTCGGAATTGCCGGCGGCAAATTCGCGTTCCAACGTTTCCGGCGTCAGGGCGTGTTTGGCGGCCGGCGGCAAATCCAGTTCCCGGCGCCAGATGAACGACTCCTCGGCATTGATGACTTCAACCGAAATTTCATCCCGGCGCAGCCGGACGGCCAGCTCCAGTTTGGTCCGCACCGGCGGCAGTTCAAGCGAACGCTCCGGAATGCTGGCGCCGATTTTGAAAATCCAGCCGCCCGGCACAACCTCCTTGTCACAGCAGATGAAACAATATTGGCCGGGCAAGACCTTCCGGGCCGGCTCGCTGTCGGCAAACAGCTTGGTCACCGTCAATGCCGGCCCTTCATCGCCGCTGGCCGGCTGAACCCGCAGCCGGTCGCCGATGTGCACTTTGCGGGCGGCTTTGAAACCAAAACCGTTCGGCAGCACCCGTTCCACCTTGCCGCACAGGGTGCCGGTGGCACCCAGCGTATCATGCTGGATCAAGGTCGCCATCGCTTCCTGGCTGAAAAAACCCTGCGACCATTTGCGGCCGCAGGTCTCGCTGAGCAGATTGCGGGCTTCGCCAAGCGTTTTACGGTCGAGCGTGTCGCCGGAGGCGTCCAGCACTTTGCGGTAGGCGCTGACCGCGTTGTAAACATAATCGGCCTGCCGCAGACGCCCCTCGATTTTCAGTGAAGCGATGCCGAGCTTTTTCAATTCCGGAATCAGCTCCAGCGTGCAGAGGTCCTGGGTGGAAAAGAAGAAGCCGTTGCCCTCTCGGCTGAAAAATCGCCGCCGGCACGGCTGTTTGCATTTGCCGCGATTGCCGCTGTAACCGCCGAGCCAGCTGGAAAAGAGACATTGGCCGGACAGGGAACAGCACAAAGCACCGTGGACGAACACTTCCAATTCCAGCTGGGTCGACGCCTTGAGCATCTTCAATTCATCCAGCGGCAACTGCCGTTCCAGAATGACCCGTTTGACGCCGGAAGCCTCGGCAAAACGGATGCCGGGAAGATTGTGAATGCCCATCTGGGTGGAAGCGTGGATCTCCAGCCCCGGGAAATATTCCCGGATGATGTGCAGCACGCCGAGGTCCTGGACGATGACGGCATCCGGCCCGATTGTCGCCAGATCACCGAGATAACCGACCAGCTCCGGCAGTTCTTTCTCCTTGATCAGCGTGTTCAACGTCGCATATACTTTGCGTTTGAGCTTGTGAGCGTATTCAACCAGTTGAGCGAATTGATCGGCGGTAAAATTTTCGCTGCGTTCCCGGGCGGTGAATTTCGGCAACCCGGCATAAACGGCGTCCGCTCCGGCGTCGAAAGCGGCGAGCGCGGTGGCCAGCGTCCCGGCCGGCGCCAGCAATTCCGGCAGCGGGTGCGGCGAAGGTTCGTTTGACTGAAGATTCGGCATGGTAACCTTTCCAAAAAAATTGCAAATAATCCGTCATATTCTCCTTACTATAGTTTTATTTGTCCGTTTTTAACAGTAAATTATGCGATAATTCGATTATTTTGAGCAACGGAACCGGAGGATTGGGCGGAACAAGCATGAACAGTGAACTTTTTTTGGCCTGGCGTTATTTGCGCCCGAAACGCAATGCATTGTCGATCATCACGATTTTGTCGATCCTCGGCGTGACCCTCGGCGTGGCGGTGTTGATGGTGGTGCTGGCGGTAATGACCGGCTTTACCGATGAAATGAAAGAAAAATTGCTGCAGACCCAGGCGCATCTGCAAATCCGCAGCAGCTACGCCAATTACATCGCCAATCCGCAGGCGGCAATTGACGCGGTCAGAGCCGTCGGCGGCGAGGCAGCCGGCGTCGTTCAGAATTTCGCGATGGTGCAGAACGGCAAACGGCTGCTGCCCAAGACGGTCCTCGGCATCGATCCGGCCGATTTCATGCAGCGGATGAAACTCGGCGATGTGCTGCGGCGCGGCAGCTTCGAGCTGCAGCCGGGCGAAATCGTCGTCAGTGAAACGATTGCCAGGGAGATGGGGCTGGATGTCGGGCGCAAATTGCTGCTGCACTCGCAGGAACGCATCGCCGGCATGTTCAACGTCGATGAGGACGGCAGTTTCCATTTCAAGGAAGAGGAAGTGTACCTGCCGATGGAATTGAAGGTGGCGGGAATATATTCGTTCGACAAATACGATTTCGACAGCAACATCCTGTTCCTCAACCGTGACGACGCCGCCGAACTGTTCAATATGCCGTGGGGAGCGGTGTCGACCGTTTACGGCTATGTGGCGGAACCGTTCGGTGTCGAAAAGGACGTCAAAGCGTTGCGGGAGAAATTGCCGCATATGTGGATCGCCAGTTGGAAAGATTTGAACCGGCAGTTGCTCGGCGTGCTGGCGATGGAAAAGGGCATGATGTTCTACCTGTTGGTCTTTATCGTGCTGGTGGCGGCATTCAGCATCGCCAATACGTTGATTTCCAGCGTCTATCAGAAAACGCGCGAAATCGGCGTCCTCAAGGCGCTCGGCGCCGGCGGCGGTCAGTTGATGCTGATTTTCATCCTGCAGGGAACGTTCGTCGGCGTGGTCGGCAATCTGCTCGGTTTTGCGCTGGGCTGGTCGGTGATTTTCTGGCGCAACGACATTCTGCACGGCATCGGCCGGCTGATGCAGCACGATTTCTTCCCGAAGGAAATTTATTTCTTCAGCGAGATGCCGGCCCATATCGTGCCGTTCGACGTGGCGCTGATTTTCATCGCCTCGGTGACGCTCTGCACGCTGGGAGCGGTGATCCCGGCCCTGCGGGCCGCCTGTCTGGACCCGGCCAAAGCATTGCGTTATGAATGAGGTGAGACGATGACGGATGAATATATGATCGAAACCGCCGGCCTGCGCAAAGGCTACCAGATCGGTCCGCGCCGGATTGAAGTGCTGCGCGACATCAATTTCAAAGTGCGGCGGCACAGTTGGACGGCGCTGCTGGGCGCGTCCGGTTCCGGCAAAACGACGCTGCTGAATCTGCTCGGGATCCTGGAGCGGCCGGACGGCGGCAACATTCGCTGTGCCGGCGTGGATTATGCTTCGCTTTCCGGCCGGGCGGCGGCGCGTTTCCGCAGCGAAAAGATCGGGTTCGTCTTCCAGAGCTATCATTTGCTGCCGGAACTCTCGATCGTTGAAAATGTCATGCTGCCGGCGATGCTGGCCCACCGGCGCGGCAACTGGCGTCAAAAGGCGGAAGAGCTGCTGTGCCGGATGGGGCTGGCCCAACGGCTGCGCCACCGGCCGGGAGAGCTGTCCGGCGGAGAGCAGCAGCGGGCGGCGATCGCCCGCTCGCTCATCAACGATCCGGAATTGCTGCTGGCCGACGAACCGACCGGCAACCTCGATTCGGCGACCGGCAATGAAATTCTGGAGGTCTTCCAGGCTTTGTGCCGCCGGGAGCGGCGGACGATCGTCATGATCACCCACAATGACAAAATCGCCGGGTTGGCGGACAAAATCGACTATTTGTGCGACGGCTGCTTGCAGTCCGGCGAACCGGAGCCGGAAGCGGCGGGCCAAGCGGAAATGGCGCCGGAGCCATTGTAATAAACGGCTTGCCGGCGGCCGGACGGTTCTTTTGCTTGAAAGCGCGCGGGCGGTGATTGACAAAACCATGTTGGCCATTTACAGTAATGGAATCGAGCGGTTGGTGAGGATTCGTTGCCGGAACAATAAAATTCGGGTAACGGGATATCAAACAATAGGGAGAGATGCGATGCTGAGAAAAATTTCAGGTTGGACCGGAGCCTTTCTGGGAGCGACTGTTTTGATCAATGGAGCGCTGGCGGCAACGCCGGCGGAAGAGTCGGAAAAGATTTTCAATACCGTTGCCGAAGAGCTCGATCGCGGCGGCTGTTATTACGAAATTGCCGCCACCAATGAATTGGCTGAAAATCTGCCGGAGACGATCAACGACATCGTCGGCTGGCTGGTGGCCGATGATATGGATGACTCCTTCAAGCTTCAGCTTGGCCAGATCATGGAAAAAGTCCGACTGGCGGTCGCTCTTGCCGGTATCGACCAGGTCGAAGGCTGGGGATTCAGCTCGGTCCGGTTGCCGGAAACGCTGGCCGACAACAAAAAATTGTACAACAACAAGATGTTTCTGGCCCGCAACCGGAATATGGAAGCCCGCGGCTTCTGGCAGTGGCTGGCCGCCCAGCAGAAGTTCCCTGCCGCGGATTTGGGCAAATTGCCGGCCGGAACCGTGGAAGCCGGCGTGATGACGCTGAATATCGACGCGATTTTCAATGAAATGCTGCATTCCGGCATGCTGCCGGACGAAGCGGTGATGGCAGTGACCGGTCAGTTGGATCAGCCGATCGGAAAAGACTCCGCTCT harbors:
- a CDS encoding U32 family peptidase translates to MPNLQSNEPSPHPLPELLAPAGTLATALAAFDAGADAVYAGLPKFTARERSENFTADQFAQLVEYAHKLKRKVYATLNTLIKEKELPELVGYLGDLATIGPDAVIVQDLGVLHIIREYFPGLEIHASTQMGIHNLPGIRFAEASGVKRVILERQLPLDELKMLKASTQLELEVFVHGALCCSLSGQCLFSSWLGGYSGNRGKCKQPCRRRFFSREGNGFFFSTQDLCTLELIPELKKLGIASLKIEGRLRQADYVYNAVSAYRKVLDASGDTLDRKTLGEARNLLSETCGRKWSQGFFSQEAMATLIQHDTLGATGTLCGKVERVLPNGFGFKAARKVHIGDRLRVQPASGDEGPALTVTKLFADSEPARKVLPGQYCFICCDKEVVPGGWIFKIGASIPERSLELPPVRTKLELAVRLRRDEISVEVINAEESFIWRRELDLPPAAKHALTPETLEREFAAGNSEQYSAAVVRAEVDGDYFLPASELKKLRRACWEFIKAELSPLSLHSPGAVGMEQFRRFYQQLRPRYQLPAQLPETVAVRPHGATAGNPQALKANSILDFNKKSDEVILPEFCSEKRLPGLRKLLKEAYAAGIRRFRVTAVYGLELLKEYEDIFISTSLPLPVANSLAALELMNWNVARVQAQVELERPAVEALRDKSPLPVEVYRFGRPPLLVTRAAVPAGGEIRDARGNAFLVRADKRSGLTYVLPAAVFSVPRIPGTYDFYDLWQADWGNPNTATFNFELELF
- a CDS encoding ABC transporter permease, with protein sequence MNSELFLAWRYLRPKRNALSIITILSILGVTLGVAVLMVVLAVMTGFTDEMKEKLLQTQAHLQIRSSYANYIANPQAAIDAVRAVGGEAAGVVQNFAMVQNGKRLLPKTVLGIDPADFMQRMKLGDVLRRGSFELQPGEIVVSETIAREMGLDVGRKLLLHSQERIAGMFNVDEDGSFHFKEEEVYLPMELKVAGIYSFDKYDFDSNILFLNRDDAAELFNMPWGAVSTVYGYVAEPFGVEKDVKALREKLPHMWIASWKDLNRQLLGVLAMEKGMMFYLLVFIVLVAAFSIANTLISSVYQKTREIGVLKALGAGGGQLMLIFILQGTFVGVVGNLLGFALGWSVIFWRNDILHGIGRLMQHDFFPKEIYFFSEMPAHIVPFDVALIFIASVTLCTLGAVIPALRAACLDPAKALRYE
- a CDS encoding ABC transporter ATP-binding protein, with translation MTDEYMIETAGLRKGYQIGPRRIEVLRDINFKVRRHSWTALLGASGSGKTTLLNLLGILERPDGGNIRCAGVDYASLSGRAAARFRSEKIGFVFQSYHLLPELSIVENVMLPAMLAHRRGNWRQKAEELLCRMGLAQRLRHRPGELSGGEQQRAAIARSLINDPELLLADEPTGNLDSATGNEILEVFQALCRRERRTIVMITHNDKIAGLADKIDYLCDGCLQSGEPEPEAAGQAEMAPEPL